A window of Tetrapisispora phaffii CBS 4417 chromosome 9, complete genome contains these coding sequences:
- the TAF8 gene encoding Taf8p (similar to Saccharomyces cerevisiae TAF8 (YML114C); ancestral locus Anc_8.838) translates to MTAMVTNETIRTSDLLQGSDGDKAVEKFEHQDIGMDKEVTEQKKYVQLTKLPTLTEFKYEDTKGPMEVILAKAIALQLKLMNRDTTITKFAFTHLTSLVDEQLSDMVNQMEKLAALQRRKEVAKKDIDLWLRGFNLQPSDLTITHQQSEYIKEKYGGEVTLLNRLATDTNEVLTVFKKTDKTLKDDSTLETLKLVPITNTLENIIPDWLPSFPPDYTYKFTPQFNKHITDATVIRKKVAAEGKKSEKALLHLLESEKITTSKLLNLDKFDSDDMDTAKLEMDALYSGGSCDRKKRTAFFEDEEDRMVDEHGNSTSNKFDIEKYVHKRINIVRNKVKQYEDKQLRLQNDPFLKMTALLSEQTDKKVSREVINTNIENVLKRSFLQLINSIPTLNQNKKDTRERAMVEKKRRHDEWLKRREEKLKKLEQEKNLRAQAFGAIDLSSFTNIDDGGFLDGFDSSENEQELEIRAKSSQNNSKDISSTGPGSWDKEEANPVAIGTSVNTKSLEIKTSGQTNQNMEPVLSNEIESVTSEGLEVEKLEVQEDQMQGETDVVHTTGEEVIQEIKQSETPINFPTMATTTITTTETNISTTETTTITETTPNINSGLEESNDTN, encoded by the coding sequence ATGACAGCTATGGTTACAAATGAAACAATAAGAACTTCAGATCTCTTGCAAGGAAGTGATGGAGACAAGGCGGTTGAGAAATTTGAGCATCAAGATATAGGGATGGATAAAGAAGTTACAGAACAGAAGAAATACGTTCAATTGACGAAGCTTCCTACATTAACagaatttaaatatgaagACACTAAGGGCCCCATGGAAGTAATACTAGCGAAAGCAATTGCTTTACAATTGAAACTGATGAATAGAGATACGACGATCACGAAGTTTGCATTCACACATTTGACCTCGTTAGTTGACGAGCAATTGTCAGACATGGTTAATCAAATGGAGAAACTCGCTGCTTTGCAAAGGCGTAAGGAAGTTGCCAAGAAGGATATTGACCTTTGGTTGAGAGGCTTCAATTTACAGCCTAGTGATTTAACCATCACACACCAACAGTCGGAATATATTAAGGAGAAATACGGAGGAGAAGTCACCTTACTGAATAGATTGGCTACTGATACAAACGAAGTTTTGACTGTTTTTAAGAAAACTGATAAAACGTTAAAAGATGATTCGACTTTAGAGACTTTGAAATTAGTCCCAATAACAAATactttagaaaatataataccAGATTGGCTGCCCAGTTTCCCTCCAGATTACACGTACAAATTTACACCACAGTTTAATAAACATATTACAGACGCAACAGTGATTAGAAAAAAAGTAGCAGCAGAAGGTAAGAAATCAGAAAAAGCTTTGTTGCATTTATTGGAAAGTGAGAAAATAACAACCagtaaattattaaacCTAGATAAATTTGATAGTGATGATATGGACACAGCGAAGTTAGAAATGGATGCATTATACAGTGGAGGATCATGTGATAGGAAAAAGAGAACAGCTTTCTTTGAGGACGAAGAAGATCGCATGGTCGATGAGCATGGGAACTCAACGAGcaataaatttgatatcGAAAAATACGTTcataaaagaattaatatCGTAAGGAATAAAGTTAAGCAATATGAGGATAAACAACTGAGATTACAAAACGACccatttttgaaaatgacTGCATTACTATCGGAACAAACTGATAAAAAGGTTTCAAGAGAAGTTATCAATACGAATATAGAAAATGTTTTGAAAAGATCTTTTTTACAACTAATTAATAGTATTCCTACTTTAAATCagaataaaaaagatacaAGGGAAAGAGCTATGGTTGAGAAGAAGAGAAGACATGATGAGTGGTTGaaaagaagagaagaaaaattgaaaaagctTGAACAAGAGAAGAACCTTAGGGCACAAGCGTTTGGTgcaattgatttatcaaGCTTCACAAACATTGATGATGGAGGATTTCTTGATGGTTTCGATAGTAGTGAAAATGAACAAGAACTTGAGATACGAGCCAAATCATcacaaaataattcaaaagataTATCATCAACTGGTCCTGGCTCTTGGGATAAAGAAGAGGCTAATCCCGTTGCAATTGGGACATCTGTTAACACAAAATCACTAGAAATAAAAACTAGTGGTCAAACAAATCAGAATATGGAACCAGTTCTTTCAAATGAAATAGAATCCGTGACGTCAGAAGGATTGGAGGTCGAAAAGTTGGAAGTACAAGAAGACCAAATGCAAGGAGAAACCGATGTGGTCCACACAACCGGTGAAGAAGTAATTCAAGAAATCAAGCAATCAGAAACTCCAATCAATTTTCCGACCATGGCCACTACCACGATCACCACCACGGAAACGAATATTTCGACCACGGAAACGACGACAATTACAGAAACAACGCCGAACATTAACTCTGGGTTAGAGGAGTCCAACGACACAAATTAA
- the FCP1 gene encoding protein serine/threonine phosphatase (similar to Saccharomyces cerevisiae FCP1 (YMR277W); ancestral locus Anc_8.839) produces the protein MATPVKFPDGMPYPITISKLIAPVGSYINKGDRLFAYKFWYLVEIAKSPDELDVNGNVQDGEQSKKTIRESIDFFDAPFEGTIIGWNVDVGDEIVEPGRIVCEVKRPCDHDIVYAGICTMCGKEVDERDQVSANLTISHTDTNLKVSRQEANNIGQTNKSRLIRSKKLILVVDLDQTVIHCGVDPTISEWKNDPSNPNYETLRNVKSFVLEEEAILPPMYMGPKPPVHKCSYYVKVRPGLKEFFEKVAPIYEMHIYTMATRAYAEEIAKIIDPDGSLFGNRILSRDENGSLTHKSLERLFPTDQSMVVIIDDRGDVWNWSPNLIKVTPYNFFVGIGDINSNFLPRQQATMLQMGRRNHNAEKEKESEELLTDIIDTEKKLQEKIDKEVKRQEADLTHKSAALGEEAVAQVRNGDITKKIEFSASLEVQQQNRPLAELQKHMHNQQLLRDDDDELSYLKEILATVQSEFYKALELKNGNSDDTSIQELMPKLKRSVFKDCNFVFSGLIPLGTDIQKADIVLWTKMFGASSTSNITENTTHVITKTPGTLKARIAKSFNPSIKVVHPDWVFECLSTWKHVDEKSFELKVDQVASERELEEFKKNLEKRNKNKLTDAVNFSGDLNNGTATMSSTDNVVDLFAGGSSWLVDDELEDVLDSEDDNEDDSDEDEDEYDEFADVISKREEKKRSGEALEESNNKKQHLQDDADAASAKSESESDLDLELLNALDDSDSE, from the coding sequence ATGGCTACACCAGTTAAGTTCCCAGATGGGATGCCTTATCCTATTACTATTTCGAAATTAATTGCCCCTGTCGGGagttatattaataaaggCGATAGGCTATTTGCTTATAAATTTTGGTATCTTGTTGAGATTGCAAAATCTCCAGATGAATTGGATGTCAATGGGAATGTTCAAGATGGTGAACAATCCAAGAAGACTATTAGAGAAtctattgatttttttgatgCACCATTTGAAGGAACAATTATAGGCTGGAATGTTGACGTTGGAGATGAGATTGTCGAGCCAGGTAGAATTGTTTGCGAAGTTAAAAGACCTTGTGACCATGATATTGTGTATGCTGGCATATGTACCATGTGTGGTAAAGAAGTTGACGAACGTGATCAAGTTAGTGCTAATTTGACAATTTCTCACACTGATACAAATTTGAAGGTCAGCAGACAAGAGGCTAACAATATTGGACAAACAAATAAGTCAAGATTGATACGAAgcaaaaaattaattcttgTGGTAGATTTAGATCAGACTGTTATTCACTGTGGTGTAGATCCCACCATTTCTGAATGGAAAAATGATCCGTCAAACCCCAATTACGAAACGTTAAGAAATGTCAAATCGTTTGTTTTGGAAGAGGAAGCAATTTTACCCCCAATGTACATGGGTCCAAAACCTCCAGTACATAAATGTTCGTATTATGTTAAAGTGAGGCCTGGcttaaaagaattttttgaaaaagttGCACCAATATATGAAATGCATATTTATACTATGGCTACTAGAGCATACGCCGAAGAAATTGCAAAGATAATAGATCCAGATGGTAGCTTATTTGGAAATCGTATACTATCTCGTGACGAAAATGGTTCATTGACGCATAAGTCACTAGAGAGATTATTTCCTACGGATCAGTCAATGGTAGTGATTATTGACGACAGAGGTGACGTTTGGAATTGGTCACCTAACCTAATAAAGGTAACACcctataatttttttgtgGGCATTGGTGACattaattctaattttttacCTAGGCAACAAGCAACAATGTTACAAATGGGTAGAAGAAATCACAATGCAGAAAAGGAAAAGGAATCGGAAGAGTTATTGActgatattattgatactgaaaagaaattacaagaaaaaattgataaagaaGTTAAACGTCAAGAAGCAGATTTAACTCATAAATCTGCAGCGTTGGGTGAAGAAGCAGTTGCTCAAGTTAGGAATGGTGATATTACTAAGAAGATTGAATTCTCAGCATCGTTAGAAGTTCAACAACAGAATAGACCCCTTGCAGAATTGCAAAAACATATGCACAATCAACAATTATTAagagatgatgatgatgaacTATCATATTTGAAGGAAATTCTTGCTACCGTCCAATCAGAATTTTATAAAGCAttagaattgaaaaatggcAATAGTGACGATACCAGTATTCAAGAATTGATGCCAAAATTGAAGAGGTCTGTCTTCAAAGATTGtaattttgtattttctGGTTTAATTCCTTTGGGTACAGATATACAAAAAGCAGACATTGTATTATGGACTAAAATGTTTGGAGCTTCTTCTACTTCAAATATTACAGAAAATACTACACATGTTATAACAAAAACTCCAGGAACTTTGAAAGCAAGAATTGCCAAGTCTTTTAATCCATCTATTAAAGTTGTTCACCCTGACTGGGTTTTTGAATGTTTGTCCACTTGGAAGCATGTAGATGAAAAGTCTTTTGAACTAAAAGTTGATCAGGTAGCTTCTGAGAGAGAGCTAGAAgagtttaaaaaaaatctagagaaaagaaataaaaataagttGACTGATGCTGTTAATTTTTCTGGTGACTTAAACAATGGTACAGCCACAATGTCCAGTACTGATAACGTAGTTGATTTGTTTGCTGGAGGTTCGTCATGGTTGGTTGATGATGAACTAGAAGATGTTCTAGATTCGGAAGACGATAATGAGGATGATTCCGATGAGGATGAAGATGAATATGATGAATTTGCTGATGTTATAAGTAAAAGAGAGGAAAAGAAAAGGTCCGGAGAAGCATTAGAAGAAAGCAATAACAAAAAGCAACATTTACAAGATGATGCCGATGCAGCATCCGCTAAATCTGAATCTGAATCTGATTTAGatttagaattattaaatgcaTTAGACGATAGTGATTCAGAATAG
- the PRM15 gene encoding phosphoribomutase PRM15 (similar to Saccharomyces cerevisiae YMR278W; ancestral locus Anc_8.840), producing MTLSDQEIENLLSSIPEDLKEKIRVWFRYDDNQETVDEVKELCVNKSLDELHKRFDQRIVFGTAGLRSRMEAGFNRMNALTVLQSTQGLASYIKSQFPSNLTAVVGHDHRYHSKEFAQITAAVFLNAGFKVYYLNPNDEFVHTPMVPFGINLYSASIGVMITASHNPEMDNGYKVYYNNGCQIIPPHDKNIAECIEKNLEPLSDNWNTEAVISKAIENVKLIYSKEDVLQQYMLNLDKYIIPKNISLGTTIKGKKPWFVYTPMHGVGYQIFHRISSTCLNLVEDIDYVCVKEQIVPDPSFPTVSFPNPEEKGALDLGIKYAKKHNIDLVVANDPDADRFSVAVRNPLTDEFQQLTGNEIGFLFAYFLWEQYSMLPADFKDKFPLAMINSTVSSQMIKKMAEVEGFYYEDTLTGFKWIGNKARELEKEGYYVPFGFEEAIGYMFPKMECDKDGITATVVFLQAYYGWCMNNKQSLFDIIETGFKKYGVFKEYNGYYIVNDLSLTKIIFDNIRENKNDKEKYVSHIGTEFKVITFRDLTLGYQSDTIGNVPTLPVDPSSQMITMTIIPTSLPENGSVRFTIRGSGTEPKLKVYIEANAKTEAEANRLAKLTWDVLKREWFSSEKTGLTTNF from the coding sequence ATGACGTTAAGTGACcaagaaatagaaaatcTTCTGAGTTCGATCCCAGAAGATCTGAAGGAAAAGATTAGAGTTTGGTTTAGATATGATGACAATCAGGAAACTGTTGATGAAGTTAAGGAATTATGTGTAAATAAATCCCTTGATGAATTACACAAGCGGTTCGATCAACGTATCGTATTTGGTACCGCAGGCTTAAGATCCCGCATGGAAGCTGGTTTTAATAGAATGAATGCTTTGACGGTATTACAATCTACCCAAGGTTTAGCTAGCTATATTAAGTCTCAGTTTCCTTCAAACTTGACAGCTGTTGTAGGCCATGATCATAGGTATCACTCAAAAGAATTTGCGCAAATAACAGCAGCAGTATTTTTAAATGCAGGTTTCAAGGTGTACTACTTGAACCCAAATGATGAATTCGTACATACCCCAATGGTACCATTCGGAATTAATTTGTACAGTGCCTCTATTGGTGTTATGATAACTGCTAGTCATAACCCAGAAATGGATAATGGTTATAAAGTTTACTACAACAATGGTTGCCAAATTATTCCACCACATGATAAGAATATTGCTGAATGTATTGAGAAGAACCTAGAACCGTTGAGTGACAATTGGAATACTGAAGCTGTTATTTCAAaagcaattgaaaatgtcAAACTCATTTATTCGAAAGAAGATGTACTACAACAATATATGTTGAACTTAGATAAGTATATAATTCCAAAAAACATTTCCCTTGGTACTACCATTAAAGGGAAAAAACCATGGTTTGTCTATACACCTATGCACGGAGTGGGCTACCAAATTTTCCATAGAATAAGTTCAACATGTTTGAACTTAGTTGAAGATATTGACTATGTTTGCGTTAAGGAACAAATAGTTCCTGATCCTTCCTTCCCAACAGTAAGTTTCCCAAACCCTGAAGAGAAAGGTGCTCTAGATCTTGGTATTAAATATGCCAAAAAGcataatattgatttagtTGTGGCCAACGATCCAGATGCCGATAGATTTTCAGTAGCTGTTAGAAACCCTCTAACTGATGAATTCCAACAGCTTACTGGTAATGAAATAGGTTTCTTGTTTGCTTATTTCCTATGGGAACAGTATAGTATGTTACCTGCTGATTTTAAGGATAAGTTTCCTTTAGCTATGATTAATTCAACCGTCTCATCACAAATGATCAAAAAAATGGCAGAAGTAGAAGGGTTTTATTATGAAGACACTTTAACGGGCTTCAAATGGATTGGTAATAAGGCTCGAGAATTAGAAAAGGAAGGTTATTATGTTCCATTTGGTTTTGAAGAAGCCATTGGTTATATGTTTCCAAAAATGGAATGTGACAAGGATGGTATTACGGCAACTGTAGTGTTTCTTCAAGCATACTATGGATGGTGTATGAATAATAAGCAAAGTCTTTTTGACATAATAGAAACAggtttcaaaaaatatggaGTTTTCAAAGAATATAATGGTTATTATATAGTGAATGATTTATCATTGactaaaataatatttgacAATATCagagaaaataaaaatgataaagaaaaatatgtATCTCATATTGGTACTGAGTTTAAAGTAATAACCTTCAGAGATTTGACATTAGGATACCAATCTGATACCATTGGAAATGTTCCCACTCTTCCAGTTGATCCATCTTCACAGATGATTACAATGACTATAATCCCTACTTCATTGCCAGAGAATGGTTCTGTTAGGTTTACTATTCGTGGATCAGGCACCGAAccaaaattaaaagtatatattgAAGCTAACGCTAAAACTGAAGCAGAGGCAAACCGTTTAGCAAAACTGACTTGGGACGTCTTAAAAAGAGAATGGTTCAGTTCTGAAAAAACAGGCTTGACTACAAATTTCTAG
- the TPHA0I00260 gene encoding homocysteine S-methyltransferase family protein (similar to Saccharomyces cerevisiae SAM4 (YPL273W); ancestral locus Anc_8.841): protein MRVPFRKFIDEHPNEILVLDGGQGTELENRGVNINSPLWSTISFVNDKFWDENIENTERKCIREMFNDFKDAGANVFSTLTYQTSFSSVSENTDIKSLQEYHELLRKITGFCRRCISDDDYLLGCIGAYAASIGAEYDGNYGLFAGKIDYLKYFKPQLDEFNNDMNIDIIGFETIPNKHELEAILSWDEDIINRPFFIALSLSDKNGLRDGTSFEEMGRLFAKYKGRNKNLVYVGGNCISYAYSIDNIRKLHDIVPHLNLIAYPNSGEIYDQKSKQWSSTSAIKISWEEVVNEYADAGVKIIGGCCRTTPDDIKQIKKAVDAL from the coding sequence ATGAGAGTACCgtttagaaaatttatcGATGAGCATCCTAACGAAATATTAGTCCTTGATGGTGGCCAGGGCACAGAATTGGAAAACAGAGGTGTGAATATTAATTCTCCCTTGTGGTCTACTATTTCGTTCGTAAATGACAAATTTTGGGATGAAAACATTGAAAACACTGAGAGAAAGTGCATAAGGGAAAtgtttaatgattttaaagaCGCAGGTGCTAATGTGTTTTCGACTTTAACATATCAAACTAGTTTCTCTTCTGTATCGGAGAATACTGACATCAAAAGTTTACAAGAGTATCATGAGTTGTTAAGAAAAATTACAGGGTTTTGCCGAAGGTGCATAAGTGACGACGATTATTTGCTTGGATGCATTGGAGCTTATGCTGCAAGTATCGGTGCAGAATATGATGGTAATTATGGCCTTTTCGCTGGAAAGATAGATTACTTAAAGTACTTCAAACCACAATTAGATGAATTCAATAACGACATGAATATTGATATCATTGGATTTGAAACAATACCAAATAAACATGAATTAGAAGCTATACTATCCTGGGATGAAGACATTATAAACAGACCATTTTTTATTGCATTGTCATTAAGTGATAAAAATGGATTAAGAGATGGAACCTCATTCGAAGAAATGGGGAGATTATttgcaaaatataaaggtagaaacaaaaatttgGTCTATGTAGGTGGAAACTGTATAAGTTATGCATACTCCATTGATAACATTAGAAAATTACATGATATTGTACCTCATTTAAACTTAATTGCATACCCAAATAGTGGTGAAATATACGATCAAAAGTCAAAGCAATGGTCTTCAACTTCAGCGATTAAGATATCTTGGGAAGAAGTAGTAAACGAATATGCAGATGCTGGCGTTAAGATCATTGGCGGGTGCTGTAGAACAACTCCTGACgatataaaacaaataaaaaaagcAGTTGATgcattataa
- the NAB6 gene encoding Nab6p (similar to Saccharomyces cerevisiae NAB6 (YML117W); ancestral locus Anc_8.844): MKSPHKKMGNNNDQAHNNNENNAAHPFQQQGGKVPFQQTIQPVMFSHRNMNPPPYNFQNRGYKHGTSENHMYSNHQGLSQLDSPINSSYSQYESHPYHSQQTPLPNPPPTPFDYAYGTTLLPSHILMNSPFVSTPNKSYLSFQASPSRGISYNRRNSNQMVFPNPPIITSPHLVGDKSERAKSDNYEKVDTLDDEKRNREVFEEESAIAYKISYQILPKGDDTYHTRSLLFENINESIDLHTFIEKFVNYGLIESVYVVPSYETHQNSVKSILLSFTSRSICLDFYNSVLQKLSEYKTQLNSENLKLSFVSLCYLQNNINKGNGKISVESQKNETDFELTSLIQYQVANFGATRSLCIEFDKRVDKIDDFIETYLPFLSSNANKRYIIESLYIVNNNGKDNEFPAHYVILSFLNISMVIEVLHYIRSKNLSKTIKNCLYVSFDRTKHAVSNSNRQSLSKKGTSDTLNTYTLESPINHNTEVDMNDIPSIYDENEIEIANKLSELEIQTHTFNLDISNYSNPHIEIRAEHLPNVSISRDPMIYANPIYQSPPSGYMENMWTTTPFLSSHIVHEEYANDRVDYNMKHYNNQLYNVPLPQTLQSQFATSAEMASKMGGGVGNRTIFIGNINPRSKTEDICNVTRGGIIQQVKYIREKNICFVIFIDPQAAAQFYANSFIDPIILHNNTLKIGWGDHPGPLPKAIELAVTAGASRNVYVSLPEFAFKDKYINDPNYKEYHNKYILPSEQQLREDFSKFGEMEQINFLKDKHCCWINFTNIRSAIKLVELVKNEDNNNFHERYKNRYKGLIIGYGKDRCGNVNKSLVSNKNSRYFRKVKKPSYNIRLQQLEEERKRNDEIKQIDNKRINLDSLGITTSPNQNIQEDETLSLAKLKLTSDTGFKNSENESDIDDSASNSSTDVELIINSPGNGFKSHRNRKPKPNNLDLGERPKVDAIVFKADGPMAPNKLSHDYHRTHNTRVDNPRSERTRKRTHKKIIPGSDVMSQYLAQVQHSTFMYAANVLNASIEEPEFYDENDIDFAKQ, translated from the coding sequence ATGAAGTCTCCACACAAGAAGATGGGGAATAATAATGATCAGGCTCATAACAACAATGAGAATAACGCTGCTCATCCATTTCAACAACAGGGAGGAAAAGTCCCTTTCCAACAGACAATTCAACCGGTAATGTTTTCTCATAGGAATATGAACCCTCCTCcatataattttcaaaatagaGGCTATAAACATGGCACTTCGGAAAACCACATGTATTCCAATCATCAGGGGTTATCCCAACTAGACTCTCCAATTAATTCAAGTTATTCTCAATATGAGAGCCATCCATATCACTCGCAACAAACACCTTTGCCAAATCCACCTCCAACTCCATTTGACTATGCTTATGGTACAACTTTATTACCATCtcatattttgatgaaCTCACCATTTGTGTCGACTCCCAATAAATCTTATTTATCTTTCCAAGCAAGTCCCTCAAGAGGGATATCATATAACAGAAGGAATAGTAACCAAATGGTATTTCCTAACCCTCCAATAATCACTTCACCACATTTAGTAGGTGATAAAAGTGAAAGAGCCAAAAGTGATAATTATGAGAAAGTAGATACCTTAGATGATGAAAAAAGGAATCGAGAAGTCTTCGAAGAAGAGTCTGCTATAGCCTATAAGATAAGCTACCAAATCTTACCAAAAGGGGACGATACTTACCACACAAGATCACTACTGTTTGAGAATATCAATGAGTCTATCGATTTACACACGTTTATTGAGAAGTTTGTTAATTATGGGTTAATTGAAAGTGTATACGTTGTGCCGTCATATGAGACACATCAAAATTCGGTTAaatcaattcttttaaGTTTCACCTCTCGTTCAATATGTTTGGATTTTTATAACAGTGTATTACAAAAGTTATCAGAATACAAAACACAGTTGAACTCAgagaatttaaaattaagtTTTGTATCATTATGCTATTtgcaaaataatattaataaaggAAATGGAAAAATAAGTGTCGAGTCccaaaaaaatgaaaccGATTTTGAACTGACATCATTGATTCAATACCAAGTTGCTAATTTTGGAGCAACTCGATCACTTTGCATAGAATTCGATAAACGAGTagataaaattgatgaCTTTATTGAGACATATCTTCCCTTCTTAAGCTCCAATGCTAACAAGAGATACATTATTGAATCTCTCTATATTGTTAACAATAATGGAAAAGACAATGAATTTCCAGCACATTATGTGATACTGTCTTTCCTGAATATATCTATGGTGATAGAAGTTTTACACTATATTAGATCGAAGAACCTCTCAAAGACAATTAAAAACTGTCTCTATGTATCTTTTGATAGGACTAAACATGCGGTATCAAATTCTAACAGACAGTCTTTAAGTAAAAAAGGTACTAGTGATACGTTAAATACGTATACTCTGGAGTCACCAATAAATCATAACACTGAAGTAGATATGAATGATATTCCTTCTATATATGATGAAAACGAGATAGAAATAGCTAATAAATTGAGTGAACTAGAGATTCAAACACATACTTTCAATTTAGATATCTCAAACTATTCAAATCCTCATATAGAAATTAGGGCAGAACATCTGCCAAATGTATCAATTTCTAGAGACCCTATGATTTATGCAAATCCTATATATCAGAGTCCGCCATCAGGTTACATGGAAAATATGTGGACAACTACTCCCTTCCTATCATCTCATATAGTTCATGAGGAATATGCAAATGACAGAGTTGATTATAACATGAAAcattataataatcaattgtATAATGTACCATTACCACAAACATTACAGTCACAATTTGCAACATCAGCAGAAATGGCCTCAAAAATGGGTGGTGGTGTCGGAAATAGAACTATTTTCATTGGTAACATAAATCCTAGATCAAAAACCGAAGATATTTGCAATGTCACAAGAGGTGGAATAATCCAACAAGTTAAATACATtagagaaaaaaatatttgctTTGTTATCTTTATTGATCCTCAAGCTGCCGCTCAATTTTATGCCAATTCATTTATCGATCCAATAATATTACATAATAATACACTTAAAATCGGTTGGGGTGACCACCCTGGCCCACTTCCAAAGGCAATCGAATTAGCTGTTACTGCTGGAGCTAGCAGAAACGTTTATGTAAGTTTGCCAGAATTTGCATTTAAAGACAAGTATATTAACGATCCTAATTATAAGGAATatcataataaatatattctaCCATCTGAACAGCAGTTAAGGGAAgatttttccaaatttgGTGAAATGGAACAGATCAACTTTTTAAAGGATAAGCATTGTTGTTGGATAAATTTTACAAACATCAGGTCTGCAATCAAATTGGTAGAATTAGTTAAAAATGAggataataataacttcCATGAAAGATACAAAAATAGATACAAGGGTCTAATCATTGGCTATGGTAAAGATCGTTGTGGTAACGTCAACAAGAGTCTAgtatcaaataaaaattctcGATACTTTAGAAAAGTCAAAAAGCCTTCTTATAATATTAGACTACAACAATTAGAGGAAGAGAGGAAAAGaaatgatgaaataaaacaaatcGATAATAAACGTATCAATTTGGATTCTCTGGGAATTACCACATCTCCAAACCAAAATATCCAGGAAGATGAAACCTTGTCTCTggcaaaattaaaattaactTCAGACACAGGATTCAAGAATTCTGAGAATGAAAGTGATATTGACGATTCTGCTTCCAATTCTTCAACTGACGTTGAATTGATTATAAATTCACCAGGAAATGGTTTTAAAAGTCATAGAAACAGAAAGCCAAAACCAAATAACTTAGATTTAGGTGAACGACCAAAAGTGGACGCAATAGTATTTAAAGCTGATGGTCCAATGGCACCAAATAAGCTATCTCATGATTATCATAGGACACATAATACAAGAGTTGATAACCCAAGATCAGAAAGGACTAGGAAAAGGACACataagaaaataattcCCGGCTCAGATGTAATGTCACAGTATTTGGCACAAGTTCAACATTCAACATTCATGTATGCAGCAAACGTGTTGAATGCATCTATTGAGGAACCTGAATTttatgatgaaaatgacaTTGATTTTGCAAAGCAATAG